CGACGTCGACCAAACAGCGCGGGAGATTATAGCCTTCTGCAAGATGGAAAAAATACCAGTTCTAGATCCTCGACCGGCACTCAGGGAACGCCAGAGTAAGGCGCCCTGCTATTTTATGTATGACGGACATTGGAACGAGGAAGGGGTTCGGGTTGCGTCTATCTCGCTTGCCAGGCAGTGGCGCGACTTGGCGCTGCCACCTTGGGGCATCCAAAAAAGGTAAAAACCTTTTGCTAGCAAATCTATGATGTAGATCGGTTTTGTTTTTTTTCAATGTCTCTCATCTGGGCAACAGCGTCATGATCTTCACCGTTTTATCTGGGTATTATTCGAACGTGATGTCCGAGAAGGATCTACCTTTGATTTTGCGGCGAAAGGTCTTCTCATTATGGCTATGGTGATTTACCACATAAGGACAGGAAAGTTGAGACGAGTTAGCCAACCAGATGCGGGATGCGTCAAAAAAGAGTACAACGAGGTGAGGTAATTGATGAATACGGGCATTCCAAAGAGAATCATTCAAACCGGCAAAACTTCTGATCTGCCTCTGCTTTCGAAAGCAGTGGTGGCAAACATCAGGCTGCTCAATCCCGATTTCGAATACCTGTTTTTTGATAATGACCAGGTTTTAGAATTCATTGATCAGCAATTTCCGAAATACAGACAGACATTTAATGCTTTTCGAGTTCCTATCCAAAGATATGATTTCTTTCGGTACTTGGCGGTTTATCATTTCGGCGGGTTCTATTTTGACCTGGATGTTTTTCTGGCTTTTGGTTTATCCCCCCTTCTGGAGTTCAGTTGTGTATTTCCTTTTGAGGAGATATCCATAAATAAGGCGTTGCGCCAACACTATGGAATGGACTGGGAAATCGGCAACTACGCCTTCGGAGCGGCGGCAGGTCATCCGTTTTTACGGGCAATAATAGAAAATTGTGTTAAATCCCAGAAGGATGAAAAATGGGTGGAAATAATGATGAAGCCTATCCCCAGAATATTTCGGGAAGACTTCTACGTTCTCAATACCACCGGGCCGGGTGTAGTCTCAAGGACCCTTGCGGAATATCCCGACGCCGCCTCGGAGGTAAAGGTACTTTTCCCTGAAAATGTGTGCGATCCAGCCTATTGGCATCGCTTCGGGTCGTTTGGGGTCCATTTGCAGGAAGCCACATGGCGCAGGAAAAAGAGCTATTTGCGTAGACGGCTAACTTGGCTGTGGGCGTCATGGAGAAGCAGTAAGCTTCTTGAGGAGAGTCGGAAGTTTGGTGAGAAAAGGTCCGTGGGGCTAAAGACAATAGTATAAAACCCACCTCGCTATTTTTCATGGCCCGGCTCTAAATAGGGTGTGGCAGAGTCCTGACCGCAGAGTTGCCCTGGAATGGAGCTCTAGTGCGATTGTTTCTTGGCAAAGGATTTCATCTTAAAGTTCAGCGGTATATAGCCGTAAAGAGTTACGATACAGTCTCCTAGTGATTCCTGCTCCTATTTTGTGGATACGAGACGACTCCTGGTTGTAGGGCATTGAAAATGCGTCATGGACTTCTTGTAGCGTCCCTGAAGTCTGCTCATTACGTCTCCCTCTTGGGGTCTCATGAAGTGCATGAATAATATTGGGGGATAGGATTCAAAGTGGTGCAATTCAGCGTTGTTAACCCGGGAGATTTAGAGCAATGGAACGAAATATCGTTTTCAAGTCCAGATTGCTCGATATTCCACTCGTCGAACTGGGCTAATGTACTTACCGACACATACGGATACCGCCCGCGTTGCATGGTTATGCGTAATGATAGCGTGGTGACGGCTTTGATGCCGATGATGGAGATCAGTAGTCCGATCACGAAGCGACGCGGCGTATCGCTTCCTTTTTCAGATTACTGCGAGCCGATAGTCGCAAACAGGGTCTTGTTCCCTCAAATGATGAAAGAGATAGTGGATTATGCGTCAAATCGTGGTTGGAAATACGTGGAATTCAGAGGAGGGGCACGGTTTCTTGAAAAGGAGAACCACTTTACCCGATATTGGGGACATCGCCTTCAACTTGGAGCGGGCTTTGAGAGGGTTTTATCTGGGCTCAGGGATTCTACCAGGAGGAATATAAGACGGGCTGAAAGAGAAGGGGTAAAGACAGAGATCCTGACTTCGCTCGACGCAATCGGCCAGTTTTACAGGCTTCATTGCGGTACACGGAAACGCCTCGGCGTGCCGCCACAGCCATGGATTTTCTTTCGAAATATACATAAACATTTAATAAATACCGAATATGGATTTGTAATCCTTGCGACTTTTGAAGATGAGATTGTCGCGGGTGCGGTATTCTTCCATTTCGGGCGCAACGCTATCTATAAATACGGTGTGTCGAGAAAGAGCTATCAGTCTCTCCGAGCAAATAATCTTATTATATGGAAAGCCATCAAATGGTACCTTGACAACGGTTATAAAAGCTTATCGTTCGGGAGGACCGATATACAGAATGAAGGATTGAGACAATTCAAGAAGGGCTGGGGCACGGATGAATA
This is a stretch of genomic DNA from Syntrophobacterales bacterium. It encodes these proteins:
- a CDS encoding GNAT family N-acetyltransferase, translated to MMEISSPITKRRGVSLPFSDYCEPIVANRVLFPQMMKEIVDYASNRGWKYVEFRGGARFLEKENHFTRYWGHRLQLGAGFERVLSGLRDSTRRNIRRAEREGVKTEILTSLDAIGQFYRLHCGTRKRLGVPPQPWIFFRNIHKHLINTEYGFVILATFEDEIVAGAVFFHFGRNAIYKYGVSRKSYQSLRANNLIIWKAIKWYLDNGYKSLSFGRTDIQNEGLRQFKKGWGTDEYPMKYYRYDVERCKFLSETDRRQGTRFTGLLRMMPIPVLRMAGRLVYRHIG